The Halobacterium sp. CBA1132 genome has a segment encoding these proteins:
- a CDS encoding response regulator, whose protein sequence is MTDSIRVLHVDDEPGFAEMAGEFLEREDDRIEVVTATNASEAHAMLSDDVDCVVSDFDMPEKNGIEFLEAVREQYPDLPFILFTGKGSEEVASEAISAGASDYLQKEAGTEQYTILANRVLNYVDTARAKSQRQRQLDAIEAAKEGISILDADGEFMYVNEAYADLYGYEPDELVGEHWRILYPDDAVSRVEDEILPTVHEEGVWSGQTPGLRADGETFVEDHTLALTERDELVCTVRDVKQDRERGQALAALHDAATDLETADRDGEVYEILVDAAEDILDFDLVAVDICRDDELVQAAWSLDSDTEGYWEVTPLDEDTFATRAYERQETIVADDLREHEITPADPEYRSALTTPIANIGTFQAVSREPAAFDSTDRELAELLAGHAREALTRLESERRLRERTRELERQNERLEEFATIVSHDLRAPLNVASGRLEFVREDSDSEHLDAVADALERMETLIEDTLTLAREGQAVSDRERVAVSEVVEQCWERVASETATLDVVEEFAVRGDRNRLKQVFENLFRNSVEHAGENVTVRVGTLDEGFYVADDGPGIPEDEREAVFGHGYTTSEDGTGFGLAIVEEIVNAHGWSVTVADAEDGGARFEITGAELVEGVDAAK, encoded by the coding sequence ATGACCGACTCCATCCGCGTCCTCCACGTCGACGACGAGCCGGGGTTCGCGGAGATGGCCGGCGAGTTCCTCGAACGCGAGGACGACCGAATCGAGGTCGTGACCGCCACGAACGCCAGCGAAGCGCACGCGATGCTCTCGGACGACGTCGACTGCGTCGTCTCCGACTTCGACATGCCGGAGAAGAACGGCATCGAGTTCCTGGAAGCCGTCCGCGAGCAGTACCCCGACCTCCCGTTCATCCTCTTCACGGGGAAGGGCAGCGAGGAGGTCGCGAGCGAAGCCATCTCGGCGGGCGCGAGCGACTACCTCCAGAAGGAGGCCGGCACCGAGCAGTACACGATTCTGGCGAACCGCGTGCTGAACTACGTCGACACGGCGCGCGCGAAGTCCCAGCGGCAGCGGCAGTTGGACGCCATCGAGGCCGCGAAGGAGGGAATCAGCATCCTCGACGCGGACGGCGAGTTCATGTACGTGAACGAAGCGTACGCCGACCTCTACGGCTACGAGCCCGACGAACTCGTCGGCGAGCACTGGCGAATCCTGTACCCCGACGACGCGGTGTCGCGCGTCGAGGACGAGATTCTCCCGACAGTCCACGAGGAGGGCGTGTGGAGCGGGCAGACGCCCGGGCTGCGCGCGGACGGCGAGACGTTCGTCGAGGACCACACGCTGGCGTTGACCGAGCGCGACGAGCTCGTCTGCACAGTCCGAGACGTGAAGCAGGACCGCGAGCGCGGGCAGGCGCTGGCGGCGCTGCACGACGCGGCGACTGACTTGGAGACGGCGGACAGGGACGGCGAGGTGTACGAGATTCTCGTGGACGCCGCCGAGGACATCCTCGATTTCGACTTGGTAGCGGTGGACATCTGCAGGGACGACGAGCTCGTGCAGGCGGCGTGGTCGCTGGACTCGGACACGGAGGGCTACTGGGAGGTGACGCCGCTGGACGAGGACACGTTCGCGACGCGGGCGTACGAGCGACAGGAGACCATCGTCGCCGACGACCTCCGGGAGCACGAGATTACGCCCGCGGACCCCGAGTACCGGTCGGCGTTGACGACGCCGATTGCGAATATCGGGACGTTTCAGGCGGTCTCGCGGGAGCCGGCGGCGTTCGATTCGACCGACCGGGAGTTGGCGGAGTTGCTCGCGGGCCACGCTCGGGAGGCGCTCACGCGCTTGGAGTCCGAGCGTCGACTGCGCGAGCGCACGAGAGAACTGGAGCGACAGAACGAACGCCTCGAGGAGTTCGCGACCATCGTCTCCCACGACCTTCGAGCGCCGCTGAACGTCGCGAGCGGGCGCTTGGAATTCGTTCGCGAGGACAGCGACAGTGAACACCTCGACGCGGTCGCGGACGCGCTCGAACGAATGGAGACGCTCATCGAGGACACGCTGACGCTCGCGCGCGAGGGGCAGGCGGTTTCCGACCGCGAGCGCGTCGCCGTGAGCGAGGTCGTCGAGCAGTGCTGGGAGCGCGTCGCCAGCGAGACCGCGACACTGGACGTGGTCGAGGAGTTCGCCGTTCGCGGCGACCGGAACCGCCTCAAGCAGGTGTTCGAGAACCTCTTCCGGAACAGCGTCGAGCACGCCGGCGAGAACGTCACGGTTCGCGTGGGCACGCTCGACGAGGGATTCTACGTCGCGGACGACGGCCCCGGGATTCCCGAGGACGAACGCGAAGCCGTCTTCGGACACGGGTACACGACCAGCGAGGACGGCACGGGGTTCGGGCTGGCCATCGTCGAGGAAATCGTGAACGCGCACGGCTGGTCAGTCACCGTCGCGGACGCCGAAGACGGTGGCGCGCGCTTCGAAATCACGGGCGCGGAACTCGTCGAGGGCGTCGACGCTGCCAAGTAG
- a CDS encoding metal-dependent transcriptional regulator, with amino-acid sequence MLSDVMEDYLKTVYVLQRERGPPVKTSAIADYLDVTPPTVTSMVGKLEERGLVAREKYKGVELTPEGETVALEVLRHHRLLESFLADHLDYEYDEVHDEADALEHHISEEFERRLARKLDDPTVDPHGDPIPSADLEPPEHPDTTALADHAAGDRVVVARVDDRNVDELRYLKDAGIQPGTELAVREHAPIGLFVVEVDGEDVHLPDRVAGVIRVREVGDGDAEVTEA; translated from the coding sequence ATGCTCTCGGACGTCATGGAGGACTACCTCAAGACCGTCTACGTGCTCCAGCGCGAGCGCGGCCCCCCGGTCAAGACCTCCGCAATCGCCGACTACCTCGACGTGACGCCCCCGACGGTCACCAGCATGGTCGGGAAACTCGAAGAGCGCGGACTCGTCGCCCGCGAGAAGTACAAGGGCGTCGAACTCACCCCCGAAGGCGAAACCGTCGCGCTGGAAGTGCTTCGCCACCACCGCCTCCTCGAATCGTTCCTCGCGGACCACCTCGACTACGAGTACGACGAAGTCCACGACGAAGCCGACGCGCTCGAACACCACATCAGCGAGGAGTTCGAGCGACGTCTCGCCCGGAAACTCGACGACCCAACCGTCGACCCGCACGGCGACCCCATTCCGAGCGCGGACCTCGAACCCCCCGAACACCCCGACACCACCGCGCTCGCCGACCACGCCGCCGGCGACCGCGTCGTCGTCGCGCGCGTCGACGACCGCAACGTCGACGAACTGCGCTACCTCAAGGACGCCGGCATCCAGCCCGGCACCGAACTCGCCGTCCGCGAGCACGCCCCCATCGGGCTGTTCGTCGTCGAGGTCGACGGCGAGGACGTCCACCTCCCGGACCGCGTCGCGGGCGTGATTCGCGTACGTGAAGTCGGTGACGGCGACGCCGAGGTGACCGAAGCGTGA
- a CDS encoding TAXI family TRAP transporter solute-binding subunit yields MSSEKTRRRFLEATGIAGVAALAGCSGNGGDGDGDGDGTSTGTNTDGGSGSTRLSWHAGGTGGTYYPLSNEIKTIVEENTDFSLNVQSTGASVENVGSLADGSADFALIQNDIAYFAKNGTGIDTFEGNAIENLEGVATLYPETITVVTLGNSDIETLSDLSGATINTGDLGSGTQVNANQILEAVGITDYNEQNAGFSQASEQLANGDIDAAFVVGGWPVGAIEELATTNNVQIVPIQGDNRQAVKDAASWFADDTIPAGTYSGVDEAVETVAVQAMIATNSDVPADTVETVTAAIFDNVDELTLKTDFISADSAQDGMSIELHDGAAAYFDA; encoded by the coding sequence ATGTCATCCGAAAAGACACGTCGTCGGTTCCTCGAAGCGACAGGTATTGCTGGTGTGGCCGCGCTCGCCGGCTGTAGCGGAAACGGCGGCGACGGCGACGGAGACGGCGACGGTACCTCGACGGGGACGAACACTGACGGCGGCAGCGGGAGCACGCGCCTGAGCTGGCACGCCGGCGGTACGGGCGGGACGTACTACCCGCTCTCGAACGAGATCAAGACCATCGTCGAGGAGAACACCGACTTCTCGCTGAACGTCCAGTCGACGGGCGCCAGCGTCGAGAACGTGGGGAGCCTCGCGGACGGCTCCGCGGACTTCGCGCTCATCCAGAACGACATCGCGTACTTCGCGAAGAACGGAACGGGCATCGACACGTTCGAAGGGAACGCCATCGAGAACCTCGAAGGCGTGGCGACGCTGTACCCCGAAACCATCACCGTCGTGACGCTGGGGAACTCCGACATCGAGACGCTGAGCGACCTCAGCGGCGCGACCATCAACACCGGCGACCTCGGCTCCGGGACCCAGGTCAACGCGAACCAGATTCTCGAAGCGGTCGGCATCACGGACTACAACGAGCAGAACGCCGGCTTCTCGCAGGCGTCCGAACAGCTCGCGAACGGCGACATCGACGCGGCGTTCGTCGTCGGCGGCTGGCCGGTCGGCGCAATCGAGGAGCTCGCGACCACGAACAACGTCCAGATCGTCCCGATTCAGGGCGACAACCGCCAAGCGGTCAAGGACGCGGCCTCCTGGTTCGCCGACGACACGATTCCCGCAGGCACGTACTCCGGCGTCGACGAAGCCGTCGAAACCGTCGCCGTGCAGGCGATGATTGCCACGAACTCCGACGTGCCCGCTGACACCGTCGAGACGGTCACTGCAGCCATCTTCGACAACGTCGACGAGCTGACCCTCAAGACGGACTTCATCTCCGCCGACAGCGCACAGGACGGGATGTCCATCGAGCTTCACGACGGCGCAGCGGCGTACTTCGACGCGTAA
- a CDS encoding HNH endonuclease: MDCPTCGKTLSTEQGTRQHHTKVHGDPLPNRTCADCGTEFYDPKSRRTYCDDCYSQAGEKNGNYSGAKETTDCKQCGDTFDYYPSNKDGVYCSDCVAEADEFLGTPYAETVDVERIERTCDYCDEPMVVLECNRRQGHGRFCSNDCQNAWMSDQYGDGEAVYNGRWREVRRKALERDDYRCQKCGATARELGQNPDVHHIKPVRTFDDPQNAHTVDNLIALCKSCHAYAEHGNMELLPPS; the protein is encoded by the coding sequence ATGGACTGCCCGACCTGCGGGAAGACGCTTTCGACGGAGCAGGGGACACGCCAGCACCACACGAAAGTCCACGGCGACCCACTCCCGAACCGGACCTGTGCCGACTGCGGCACCGAGTTCTACGACCCGAAATCCCGGCGCACGTACTGCGACGACTGCTACTCACAGGCAGGAGAGAAAAACGGGAACTACAGCGGCGCCAAAGAGACGACCGACTGCAAGCAGTGCGGCGACACCTTCGACTACTATCCCTCGAACAAGGACGGTGTCTACTGTTCGGATTGCGTCGCTGAGGCGGACGAATTCCTCGGGACTCCCTACGCCGAAACAGTCGACGTCGAACGAATCGAACGGACGTGTGACTACTGCGACGAGCCGATGGTGGTCCTCGAATGCAACAGACGCCAAGGGCACGGCCGGTTCTGCAGTAACGACTGCCAGAACGCGTGGATGTCAGACCAGTACGGGGACGGGGAAGCCGTCTACAACGGCCGGTGGCGAGAAGTTCGACGGAAAGCGCTCGAACGGGACGACTACCGCTGTCAGAAGTGCGGGGCCACAGCACGCGAACTCGGCCAGAACCCGGACGTGCATCACATCAAACCCGTACGGACGTTCGACGACCCGCAGAACGCGCATACTGTCGACAATCTCATCGCGCTCTGCAAGAGCTGTCACGCGTACGCCGAGCACGGAAACATGGAACTCCTCCCGCCATCGTAA
- a CDS encoding metal-dependent transcriptional regulator — MNTADQYLKTIFLVEQLEDGPAATGELADRLGVSPASVNEMVGKLEERGLVAHEKYKGATVTDDGEARAREALQTYCILERFLANVLDVDDFRAEARQLEPVIDETVADRLDMIIDREPQCPECFDAEADACGLLVEEGIEADD, encoded by the coding sequence GTGAACACTGCCGACCAGTACCTGAAGACGATTTTCCTCGTCGAGCAGCTCGAGGACGGCCCGGCGGCGACCGGCGAGCTCGCCGACCGCCTCGGCGTCAGCCCGGCGAGCGTCAACGAGATGGTGGGGAAACTCGAGGAGCGCGGGCTCGTCGCCCACGAGAAGTACAAGGGCGCGACTGTCACCGACGACGGCGAAGCCCGCGCCCGCGAGGCGCTGCAGACGTACTGCATCCTCGAACGCTTCCTCGCGAACGTCCTCGACGTCGACGACTTCCGCGCTGAGGCCCGGCAACTGGAGCCCGTCATCGACGAGACGGTCGCCGACCGCCTCGACATGATTATCGACCGCGAGCCGCAGTGTCCGGAGTGCTTCGACGCGGAAGCCGACGCCTGCGGCCTGCTCGTCGAGGAAGGCATCGAAGCCGACGACTGA
- a CDS encoding TMEM165/GDT1 family protein — protein MTGFAELAAIAFAAQLAALPGEKVQFIIAGLSTQYDPKVVVAAAASAFAIWTAIEIVVGNALRTALPGVYLDAITGALFFVFGVLLLRSMPADGNRGPMQGDGGIVALGGRFEQATIFGRAIPTYFGGFVPIFAMMFAGEFGDKTQMVTIGLAAQYGAAPAIWVGEMAAIIPVSLLNAMFFARFSRSFDARRAHLAAAALFFFFAGDVALQLAFDVSVWETIVETLAGLLPVALTP, from the coding sequence GTGACCGGCTTCGCGGAGCTGGCCGCCATCGCGTTCGCCGCGCAGCTCGCCGCCCTCCCCGGCGAGAAAGTCCAGTTCATCATCGCCGGGCTGTCCACGCAGTACGACCCGAAAGTCGTCGTCGCCGCCGCCGCCAGCGCGTTCGCCATCTGGACCGCCATCGAGATCGTCGTCGGGAACGCGCTCCGCACCGCGCTCCCCGGCGTCTACCTCGACGCCATCACGGGCGCGCTGTTCTTCGTGTTCGGCGTCCTCCTGTTGCGCTCGATGCCCGCCGACGGCAACCGCGGACCGATGCAGGGCGACGGCGGCATCGTCGCGCTCGGCGGCCGCTTCGAGCAAGCCACCATCTTCGGGCGCGCCATCCCCACGTACTTCGGCGGCTTCGTCCCCATCTTCGCGATGATGTTCGCCGGCGAGTTCGGCGACAAGACACAGATGGTCACCATCGGGCTGGCCGCCCAGTACGGCGCCGCGCCCGCCATCTGGGTCGGCGAGATGGCCGCCATCATCCCCGTCAGCCTACTGAACGCGATGTTCTTCGCGCGGTTCTCCCGGAGCTTCGACGCCCGCCGCGCGCACCTCGCGGCCGCCGCGCTGTTCTTCTTCTTCGCGGGGGACGTCGCGCTCCAACTCGCGTTCGACGTCTCCGTCTGGGAGACCATCGTCGAAACGCTCGCCGGTCTCCTCCCGGTCGCACTGACGCCGTAA
- a CDS encoding HD domain-containing protein, producing MGVEIKESPVSEQQFDEMAAFVRDYLEASVENEDDGGRMRWYPWHSAEYRFTHILNVVELGERIAAEEGADVDVVRVAALFHDIAKLEAEQEEHADEGARIARKYLETHGDFAPSFIDQVCAAIADHSHQGDLSELPLETRCLIEGDVLDKAGANGAALMLLRMGYEARTHVDAAEMIDRVLERGENAAERVESDTADSIAHKRVKRVRWFHEWLEAEVPGMRE from the coding sequence GTGGGCGTCGAGATAAAGGAGTCGCCGGTCTCCGAGCAGCAGTTCGACGAGATGGCGGCGTTCGTCCGCGACTACCTCGAAGCGAGCGTGGAGAACGAGGACGACGGCGGGCGGATGCGGTGGTACCCGTGGCACTCCGCGGAGTACCGGTTCACGCACATCCTGAACGTCGTCGAGCTCGGCGAGCGCATCGCCGCCGAGGAGGGCGCGGACGTCGACGTCGTCCGTGTCGCGGCGCTGTTCCACGACATCGCGAAACTGGAAGCCGAACAGGAGGAGCACGCCGACGAGGGCGCGCGCATCGCGCGGAAGTACTTGGAGACTCACGGCGACTTCGCGCCGTCGTTCATCGACCAAGTGTGTGCGGCTATCGCCGACCACTCCCATCAGGGCGACCTCTCGGAGCTCCCGCTGGAGACGCGGTGTCTCATCGAGGGAGACGTCCTCGACAAGGCGGGCGCGAACGGCGCGGCGCTGATGTTGCTGCGGATGGGCTACGAGGCCCGCACGCACGTCGACGCCGCGGAGATGATAGACCGCGTGCTCGAACGCGGGGAGAACGCCGCCGAGCGCGTGGAGAGCGACACCGCCGACTCCATCGCCCACAAGCGCGTCAAGCGCGTGCGGTGGTTCCACGAGTGGCTGGAAGCCGAAGTGCCGGGGATGCGCGAGTAG
- a CDS encoding DUF1850 domain-containing protein: MTLAALASGAAGVSTGRVLVVEDIDTGEPYITEHVETGSTVGLQYMHSVEKTPVYDEYRVDGDTLVNTRMEFESYGWGLPSRVNVTNVNGTFVYEPPEPIMTTETLLVSPGRVANHTLVVDDERFDLVAETNASDVRIHLERRTLTDAFL; this comes from the coding sequence GTGACACTGGCAGCGCTCGCCAGCGGAGCGGCAGGCGTCTCGACCGGACGAGTGCTCGTCGTCGAAGACATCGACACGGGCGAACCGTACATCACGGAGCACGTCGAGACCGGGAGCACCGTCGGACTCCAGTATATGCACAGCGTCGAGAAGACGCCCGTCTACGACGAGTACCGCGTCGACGGCGACACGCTCGTCAACACGCGAATGGAGTTCGAGTCCTACGGTTGGGGGCTCCCGTCGCGGGTCAACGTCACGAACGTCAACGGGACGTTCGTCTACGAGCCGCCCGAGCCCATCATGACGACGGAGACGCTGCTCGTCTCACCCGGCCGGGTTGCGAACCACACGCTCGTCGTCGACGACGAACGCTTCGACTTGGTCGCGGAGACGAACGCGAGTGACGTTCGCATTCACCTCGAACGACGGACATTGACTGACGCATTCCTATGA
- a CDS encoding TRAP transporter permease has translation MSTNNQTDGDEAELSREEADELIDEIERRRSLKGLAALAVSVIGILFSLFQLILAAESFYFTIPLPLVADIEVGLQLLQANAIHVAFALVLTFLMFPASMGGGVISGRLGSAVDAATARLGSNPVARVLDGVRGVARWAFVDSNRSRVTPFDVVCMVFAVLSALYFLTEFGEIQDMRAFGLESGRTVTEVYTFLEPVLGGLPIVSDVSYAMILGVIGILLVLEATRRTLGLALMIIVATFIVYARWGYLISGNTPFLGLLAIPRTTWPDIIQNLWYNTENGVFGIPVTVSMSFIYIFILFGSFLEMSGAGQWFIDLAYAATGDRKGGPAKASILASGFMGTISGSSIANTVTTGAFTIPLMKRSGYSPEFSGAVESSASSGGQILPPVMGAAAFLMVQYTATPFRDIILLATVPAIVFFFGVWVMVHLKAVQEGIGGVEDLETASMTEHLKQGWFYLVPIFLLLYYLIIERLSVSRSAWFTLVALVALITFIAAYSEQTRSFLVGALAVVTGIDLVSHVVAGVPFTRLLAGAGGAGLPLAEAAGIVAPRLGWYAMVAGAVTMLVYTNVQSKLLDLNPTVQNAAESAGDRTGTDLGKNQLFRTGTFVIKSMDEGARTAVPVVVAVAAAGIIPGVISVSGLGPNLTSLLLELSGGSIVVMLLVTAVACIILGMGMPTTVTYIILISMLATPLVEFGIPLLAAHLFILYFGVIADITPPVAVAAYAASGVAKSDPFQTGVKAFSLSLNKAIVPFAFVLAPGIVLLREKANAAELPLRERYRVVNFSDLAELSYSVPEILVPIVGVFLGVVALGATVIGTLYTKVERLERAGFALSSLLLMAPGMLSTSVFDLLGFAGITVSVNALLLDLTLRGVGFLLFVALTLKNKRELGSTGETPEAAAT, from the coding sequence ATGAGTACGAACAACCAAACCGACGGCGACGAAGCGGAACTGTCCAGAGAGGAAGCCGACGAACTCATCGACGAAATCGAGCGGCGGCGGTCGCTGAAGGGGCTGGCCGCCCTCGCCGTCTCGGTAATCGGAATTCTGTTCTCGCTGTTCCAGCTAATTCTAGCGGCCGAGAGTTTCTACTTCACGATTCCGCTGCCGCTGGTCGCCGACATCGAAGTGGGGCTGCAGCTGCTCCAAGCCAACGCCATCCACGTGGCGTTCGCGCTCGTGTTGACGTTCCTGATGTTCCCCGCGTCGATGGGTGGGGGCGTCATCTCGGGCCGGCTGGGTTCGGCTGTCGACGCCGCGACCGCGCGACTCGGCTCGAACCCCGTCGCACGCGTGCTGGACGGAGTACGTGGCGTCGCCCGCTGGGCGTTCGTCGACTCCAACCGCAGTCGCGTCACGCCCTTCGACGTGGTGTGTATGGTTTTCGCGGTCCTCAGCGCACTGTACTTCCTCACGGAGTTCGGGGAGATACAGGACATGCGCGCGTTCGGTCTCGAATCCGGCCGGACGGTGACGGAGGTGTACACGTTCCTCGAACCGGTTCTGGGCGGCCTACCCATCGTCAGCGACGTCTCGTACGCGATGATTCTGGGCGTGATTGGCATCCTCCTCGTTCTGGAAGCCACCCGTCGGACGCTCGGGCTGGCGCTGATGATTATCGTCGCGACGTTCATCGTGTACGCCCGGTGGGGTTACCTCATCAGCGGCAACACGCCGTTCCTCGGTCTCCTCGCGATTCCGAGAACGACGTGGCCGGACATCATCCAGAACCTCTGGTACAACACGGAGAACGGCGTCTTCGGGATTCCCGTGACCGTCTCGATGAGCTTCATCTACATCTTCATCCTGTTCGGCTCGTTCCTCGAAATGAGCGGGGCCGGACAGTGGTTCATCGACCTCGCGTACGCCGCCACCGGGGACCGCAAGGGCGGCCCCGCGAAGGCGAGCATCCTCGCCAGCGGCTTCATGGGCACGATTTCCGGGTCGTCGATTGCGAACACGGTCACCACGGGCGCGTTCACCATCCCGCTGATGAAGCGCTCGGGGTACTCGCCGGAGTTCTCCGGCGCCGTCGAGTCTTCGGCGTCCTCCGGCGGCCAGATTCTCCCGCCCGTGATGGGGGCGGCAGCGTTCCTGATGGTCCAGTACACCGCGACGCCGTTCCGCGACATCATCCTGCTGGCGACGGTGCCGGCCATCGTGTTCTTCTTCGGCGTGTGGGTGATGGTCCACCTGAAGGCGGTCCAAGAGGGAATCGGCGGGGTCGAAGACCTCGAAACCGCGTCCATGACCGAGCACCTCAAACAGGGCTGGTTCTACCTCGTCCCCATCTTCCTGTTGCTGTACTACCTCATCATCGAGCGCCTCTCCGTGTCCCGCTCGGCGTGGTTCACGCTCGTCGCGCTCGTCGCGCTCATCACGTTCATCGCGGCGTACAGCGAACAGACGCGTAGCTTCCTCGTCGGCGCGCTGGCGGTCGTCACGGGAATCGACCTCGTGAGTCACGTCGTCGCCGGCGTCCCGTTCACGCGCCTCCTCGCGGGCGCCGGTGGCGCCGGCCTCCCGCTCGCGGAGGCCGCGGGCATCGTCGCGCCGCGACTCGGCTGGTACGCGATGGTCGCCGGCGCCGTGACGATGCTGGTCTACACGAACGTCCAGTCGAAGCTACTGGACCTGAATCCGACTGTGCAGAACGCCGCGGAGTCGGCGGGTGACCGGACAGGCACCGACCTCGGCAAGAATCAGCTGTTCCGCACCGGGACCTTCGTCATCAAGTCGATGGACGAGGGCGCACGGACGGCCGTCCCGGTCGTCGTCGCGGTCGCCGCCGCCGGCATCATTCCCGGCGTCATCAGCGTCTCCGGCCTCGGGCCGAACCTCACCTCGCTGTTGCTGGAGTTGTCGGGCGGCTCCATCGTGGTGATGTTGCTCGTGACCGCTGTCGCTTGTATCATCCTCGGCATGGGGATGCCGACGACGGTGACGTACATCATCCTCATCTCGATGCTCGCGACGCCGCTCGTGGAGTTCGGCATCCCGCTGCTGGCCGCACACCTGTTCATCCTCTACTTCGGCGTCATCGCCGACATCACGCCGCCGGTCGCCGTCGCGGCCTACGCGGCCAGTGGAGTGGCGAAATCCGACCCCTTCCAAACCGGGGTGAAGGCGTTCTCGCTGTCGCTGAACAAGGCAATCGTCCCGTTCGCATTCGTGCTCGCGCCCGGCATCGTCCTCCTCCGGGAGAAGGCGAACGCGGCCGAGTTGCCGCTGCGCGAGCGCTACCGCGTGGTCAACTTCAGTGACCTCGCGGAGCTGTCGTACTCCGTGCCCGAGATTCTGGTGCCCATCGTCGGCGTCTTCCTCGGCGTCGTCGCGCTCGGCGCGACCGTCATCGGCACGCTGTACACGAAGGTCGAGCGCCTCGAACGGGCAGGCTTCGCGCTCAGTTCCCTGCTCCTCATGGCGCCCGGCATGCTCTCGACGTCGGTGTTCGACCTGCTCGGGTTCGCCGGAATCACGGTGTCGGTGAACGCGCTACTGTTGGACCTGACGCTTCGCGGCGTCGGCTTCCTGCTGTTCGTCGCGCTCACGCTGAAGAACAAGCGAGAGCTGGGTTCGACCGGCGAAACGCCCGAGGCGGCGGCGACCTAA
- a CDS encoding LysE family translocator, translated as MFDAVVSVVAGLALGLSLAAPPGPMNAVIAEESVTRGWRAGFFAGLGAMNADACFFVLAFAGVVAFVQDAPAVKTAMVGIGGVLMLYYAYGAFQSAGSFSDADPAEGRGFRKAFVLALANPYQLTWWLTAGVALLNPSEITAFGLQLSAANGALTIVGFFAGILVWVAGFPASLRAAGERVDAFGSVVAYVSAGALALFGVLFLKTAVGL; from the coding sequence GTGTTCGACGCAGTCGTCTCCGTGGTCGCCGGGCTCGCGCTCGGCCTGTCGCTGGCCGCGCCACCCGGACCGATGAACGCCGTCATCGCCGAGGAGTCCGTGACGCGCGGCTGGCGCGCCGGCTTCTTCGCGGGACTGGGCGCGATGAACGCCGACGCGTGCTTTTTCGTGTTGGCGTTCGCCGGCGTCGTCGCGTTCGTGCAGGACGCACCCGCCGTCAAGACCGCGATGGTCGGTATCGGCGGCGTGCTCATGCTCTACTACGCCTACGGCGCGTTCCAGAGCGCGGGGTCGTTCTCCGACGCCGACCCCGCCGAGGGCCGCGGCTTCAGGAAGGCGTTCGTGCTCGCGCTCGCGAACCCCTACCAGTTGACGTGGTGGCTGACCGCCGGCGTCGCGCTCCTGAACCCCAGCGAGATTACGGCGTTCGGCCTCCAGCTGTCCGCCGCCAACGGCGCGCTCACCATCGTCGGCTTCTTCGCGGGCATCCTCGTCTGGGTCGCGGGGTTCCCCGCGTCGCTGCGCGCGGCCGGCGAGCGCGTCGACGCGTTCGGCTCGGTCGTCGCGTACGTCAGCGCGGGCGCTCTCGCACTCTTCGGCGTCCTCTTCCTGAAAACAGCGGTCGGGCTGTAG
- a CDS encoding rubrerythrin translates to MSTVAARVDSDDQLARLLQIGIVLEEVVEARAHRHYQSLPAEERDEAIEELLSEASTESAEHRRRLESLVDELDADSIPFEEIKELVAGSYGQTGPEDFDGVLYDQLHGEETAYKFYDDLIEAVEASDAAFGVDRESVLATLREIRHAEAEGVEEVAKLMEARA, encoded by the coding sequence GTGAGTACGGTCGCGGCTCGCGTCGACTCCGACGACCAGCTCGCGCGCCTCCTCCAGATCGGCATCGTGCTCGAAGAGGTCGTGGAGGCGCGCGCGCACCGACACTACCAGTCGCTGCCCGCCGAGGAACGCGACGAAGCCATCGAGGAGTTGCTCTCGGAGGCCAGCACGGAGTCCGCCGAACACCGCCGCCGCCTCGAATCCCTCGTCGACGAGCTCGACGCCGACAGCATCCCCTTCGAGGAAATCAAGGAACTCGTCGCGGGGAGCTACGGGCAGACCGGCCCGGAGGACTTCGACGGCGTACTCTACGACCAGCTCCACGGCGAGGAGACGGCGTACAAGTTCTACGACGACCTCATCGAGGCCGTGGAAGCCAGCGACGCGGCGTTCGGCGTCGACCGCGAGTCGGTGCTGGCGACGCTGCGCGAGATTCGCCACGCGGAAGCAGAGGGCGTCGAAGAAGTCGCGAAACTGATGGAGGCCCGCGCATGA